The sequence CCCTTGGCCCATTCACCCGAAACGTCGGAGACAGCACATGACGCTACGCCGAGTCAGCGACCACGAGTACGTCGAAGAGCACGGCGGGGACTACGAGGACTTCGAACCCGGGATGGTTATCCGGCACTGGCCGGGCCGCACCCTCTCCGAGGCCGACAACACGTGGTTGACGCTGTTGACGATGAACCAGCACCCGCTGCACTTCGACCAGCACTACGCCGCCGGCGTCGAGTACGGCCGCGTACTGGTCAACAGCGGCATCACCCTGTGCCTGATCGGCGGGATGACCGTGCAGGCGCTCTCCGCCCGCGCGGTGGCCAATCTGGGCTGGGACAAGGTGCGTCTCAAGGAGCCCGTCTTCGTCGGGGACACCCTCTACGCGACGAGCCGAATCCTGCACAAGCGGCTGTCGCGGTCGCGTCCCGGCAACGGCATCGTGACGGTGGAGACGACGGGTACGAAAGCGAACGGGGAGCAGGTGATCGTCTTTGAGCGATCCTTCCTGGTTCGTTGCCGGCAAGCCGGCTGAGCGTCGCCGGGCTATGGCACCTGGAAAGGTGCCATAGCCCGGCGACTGCTTACCAGGTGCGGGAAACCATCGGCCGGTGCCGAAGACCCGATCTGGCAGGATGTGTCGGCATGACGAGCGAGAAGCAGGCGAAGGCCAGCCACCGCGG comes from Salinispora tropica CNB-440 and encodes:
- a CDS encoding MaoC family dehydratase; translated protein: MTLRRVSDHEYVEEHGGDYEDFEPGMVIRHWPGRTLSEADNTWLTLLTMNQHPLHFDQHYAAGVEYGRVLVNSGITLCLIGGMTVQALSARAVANLGWDKVRLKEPVFVGDTLYATSRILHKRLSRSRPGNGIVTVETTGTKANGEQVIVFERSFLVRCRQAG